The Lachnospiraceae bacterium KM106-2 nucleotide sequence CATTTATTCTGTTTTTTTCAAGTATATTTTTAAATTTTTGTATAAATGTGTCATTTGAATGTTTGAAGTTTCTCTCCTTGATCGGATTAACCGGAATCAAGTTAACATGGCAGTTTAAGCCACGTACCAGCTTCACTAACTGCATCGCAAATTCTTCACTATCATTTACATTCTGAACTAAACTATACTCAAAAGTAATTCTTCTATTTGTCTTACTATAATAATATGAACAAGCATCCATGATCTCAGCAATCGAATATTTATTCGCGATCGGCATTAATTCTCTTCTTGCTGTATCATTTGGGGAGTGAAGAGAGATCGCTAATGTAATCTGTAACTCTTCATCTGCTAACTGCTTAATTCTTGGTACCAAGCCACAGGTAGATACCGTAATATTACGCTGACTGATGTTAAGACCATTTTCATCAGATAACATACGAATAAAATTCAAGATGTTATCGTAATTATCAAAAGGCTCTCCAGAACCCATTACAACTACATTCGAAACTCTTTCGTTAGTCACTTTTTGGATTTCATAGATTTGATCTAATATTTCAGAAGTTGCAAGATTTCTCTCTAATCCACCGATTGTTGAGGCGCAGAAGCGACATCCCATTCGGCAGCCAACTTGAGAAGAGACACATACAGAATTGCCATGTTTATATTTCATCAATACGCTCTCAATTACACTTCCATCATGTAGCTCAAATAAAAACTTACTTGTTTCGTCATTTGCAGAAACTCTACGGTCTACCATCTTTCCGAAGTAGATCACATAACGTTCTTCCAACTTCTCTCTTAATGGCTTCGATAAGTTGCTCATCTCCTCAAATGAGTTAACAAGCTTTACATGTAACCATTCATAAATCTGTTTCGCACGGAATTTCTTCTCGCCCATCTCTTCAATGGATGCGATCAAGGCATCCATTGGAAGAGACTTAATATCTATCTTAGTTGTGCTTATTGTCTTATCCATTTTATTCAATCCTTTTCTAAACTAAAAACTTTATTTCTTACGAAATCTCGCCAAGAAGAAACCGTCTGTCTGTTCTCTTCCTGGTAAGAATTGAAGATAACCTTTTTTAGTTGTTTCATTCTTAAGAGCATCCGGGATATACGGATCGATCGATTCTAGTTCAAATGGATAATGATCTAAGATCCACTCAACATTATCTTCATTTTCGCCTTTATGAATCGTACAAGTACTATAAATAAGTACCCCGCCTGGCTTTACATATTGAGTAACCTGATCAAGGATCTCTCTTTGTAAGCTAACTAACTCCTGCTGTTGTTCTCTTGACATATTATATTTGATATCATGCTTCTTGCCAATTACACCAAGACCACTACAAGGAAGATCTGCAAGCACGATATCCGCCTGCTCAATATCTTCTTTATAAAGAATGAGTGCATCTCTTACTTCTGGGTGCACGTTTGTAAGACCTAATCGTTTTACATTGTCTTCAAGCATTGCAACTTTATCATAGCTCACATCTCTTGAACTGACGGTTCCAGTTCCCTTTAACAGGCAGCCTGCATGTAAACTTTTACCACCTGGTGCCGCACATACGTCGATAATCTTATCATTTTCTTTCACATCAGCGACAACACCAACTAACATAGAGCTTTCATCCTGAACATTAAACTCTCCATTTTGGAAACTTTCCATCTTAGCAAGATAGTTATAATTCTGAATACGAAGTGCATCTTCATTATAAACTCCTGGTAAAACCGATATTTGTTCAGCCTCAAGTTTCTTAATTAAATCTTCTTTGCTGATCTTATTCGTATTGACTCTGATCGTAGTTGGACGATCTTCTAACGATGCAGCTAAAACATTCTCCACCATTTCAAGATCATAAGATTCCATCCACTCTTCAATAATCCATTCTGGAGTCGAATACATAATGCTCAAGTAGCGAACTGGCTCTTTCTTTTTATCTGGATATTTGATCTGATCCAAATTTCTTCCAATATTTCTAAGGACTCCATTTACAAATCCTGAGAGATTCTTAAACCCTCTCTTCTTTGCTAATTTAACAGCTTCATTACATGCTGCACTATCAGGAACCTGGCTCATATATTTAATCTGATACACACCCATTCTAAGAATGTTTCGAATGACTGGTTTCATCTTTTTCACTTTTACGCTGGAGAACTGATTGATCACATAATCAAGTAATAAAACATGTTCAATCGTTCCTTCACATAATCGAGTTAAGAACGCTCGATCCTGCTTCTCCATGTATTGATAATTTGCCAATACATTGTGGATCGTCTTATGGCTGTAACTTCCTTTTTCAAGAACTTCGATCAGAATATCTAACGATAGTTCACGAACCATAAGGGTATCTTTTTGATTAGTCACGATTTCTTCCTCCAAATAATATAATTAAACGAAGTAATTGTAAGATGGAAGCAATCGCTCCTGCAACATAAGTAAGCGCCGCAGCACTTAATACTTTTCTTGCATCTTTTACTTCTGTATTTACGATCAAGCCATCACCTAAAATAGCAAGCGCACGGCGAGATGCATTAAATTCAACTGGTAACGTAACAAGCTGAAAGATGACTGCTGTAGAAAATAAAATAATTCCTAATGTGATAAGGCCACTTCCATTCGTTATAAATAGTCCTGCTAAAATTAAGAACCAAGATATACTCGACCCAAAATTCACAACTGGCACAATTGCTGAACGAATTGTTAATGGTGCATATCCTTTTGCATGCTGGATGGCATGACCGCATTCATGAGCGGCAACACCGATGGCTGCAACAGAATTGGAATTATATACAGAATCACTTAAACGAAGTACTTTACTTCTTGGATCATAATGATCGGTTAAGTTTCCGCTGATATGCTCTATTCGCACATCATAAATACCAGATCTTCTAAGAATTGCATCTGCTACACTTGCACCAGTATATCCAGACATACTTCTTACCGTTGAATATTTTGCATAGGTCGATTTCACCTTTGCACTAGCGATCAAACTAATGACCGCGCCAATAATAATTAAGATATATGTTGGATCAAAATAAAATCCATAACCGTAATAAGGGTAACCAAACAAGTACATATCATCACTCCTATTCTCTTTTGGTTCTTAGCCAAGTATTCCATTTTCTTCTACGTGACGTCCACGAAGGAAACTCTCAATATCCATTCGTTTCTTACCTTCTAGTTGAACTTCTTGTAGTGATAAAGCTCCCTCACCAGTCTTTACGATCATTTCGTTCTTCGTGAGTTTTACAATCTGTCCTATTTCTCCATCGAAGTTTTCATTTAAAACATCTGCAGACCAGATCTTTAGAGTTTTGCCACCATAAGTAGTATAAGCACTTGGCCATGGATTTAGACCACGAATTAAACGTTCGATCTGAACGGCTGGCTTTTTAAAATCGATGATACCAAATGATTTTGTCAACATCTTGGCATAATTAGATTGACTATCATCCTGTTTTTCTGGTGTGATCGTTCCAGCTTCTATTTTAGCTAACGTCTCTACTAAAAGATCAGCACCGATATCTTTTAGTTTATCGAATAAACTTCCGCCTGTTTCCTTTTCATCCAATGTGATTTCTGATTTCAACAGCATATCACCTGTATCAATTCCAACATCCATCATCATTGTCGTAACACCTGATGTCTTTTCTCCATCAATCACAGCCCATTGAATTGGAGCTGCGCCACGATATTTAGGAAGTAAAGAACCGTGAACATTGACACATCCATATTTCGGCATATCAAGGATCTCTTTTGGTAAGATCTGTCCAAATGCTACTACAACGAATACATCTGCATTATAAGTTCTTAATTTTTCAACACATTCCGGCTCACGAACTTTAACTGGCTGAAATACTTCAATGCCATGCGCTAATGCAGCTTCCTTTACAGGAGAGCACTGTACAGATTTTCCTCTTCCCTTTGGTTTGTCTGGCTGTGTTACAACTGCCACTACTTCATGCTTTGCTTCTATTAATTTTTCTAAAGTTGGCACCGAAAAGTCCGGTGTTCCCATAAATACTACTCTCATAACATCCTCTTTTCATTCACAAATTTAAAGGTGTCAGGTTACAACGCCCCCTGACACCCCCATTATAACGATATCTATTTTGTATTTCTACAATTTCATAAAGTTTTCATGAATCTTTCATCATTTAGTCTTCTTGAAGATCCTCTGTATCTAGAAGTTCGCCCTCAACTCGTTCCACATATAAATGACCGTCTAAATGTTCAATCTCATGACAAAATGCACGTGCTAATAATTCAGTTCCTTCAATTTCGAATGGTTCCATATTTTCATTGTAAGCACGAACTTTCACATAATTAGGTCTAGAAACGATTCCAACTTTACCAGGAACACTAAGACAGCCTTCGCTTCCTACTTGTTCTCCGTCTGTTGCAATAATTTCTGGATTGATCAAAATAATAGGATCGTCTCCTTCAGGCGTTACATCGATAACAACGATTCTTTTTAAAATACCAACCTGTGGTGCTGCAAGACCAACTCCTTGTGCTTCATACATTGTATCAAGCATATCTTCGATCAATTCAATGATCTTAGGATTAACTTCTTTAACCTCTTTTGCAACTTTATTTAATACAGAATCCCCGATTCTTCTAATATTTCTAATTGCCATACGAATCCTCTCTTTCTTGCTGTTTCAATTTATCAGACATAATATGAATATTATAACCGAAAATCCACCACTTTACAACATTTTAAAATTCTTCTAATAGGTAGAGCACCGTATTATTGTATTAATAATACGGTGCTCTACCTAGACAATTACTTTTGCTCACCCAATTTTTATCTCAGGAAAAGATGCCTTTTATCCAAGCTTGGCGACTTTGTCGACAAGCTAATATTAAAATCTCATTGGAATGATATCAATATACTGTTCTAATGAACCTTCATTCATAAAGCATTCTATGATTTTTCTTCCGACTGGATGTAATTCTTCTGTATTATATTGTTCTAACTCTTTTTTAAAGAAATCAGTTAACATCGCTGCACCAGCATCGTAGCCTTCTTCACCAAGCTCTGATTGCATTTCCGGTTGAAGGAATGCTTTTCTAATATACTGTCCATCAATTTTAAGCGTATCTAATCCATAACCTAATAGTGTACATCTAGATTCCACTAAATGTCCTGGTTTGAATTTTGCGCCACCTCTTCTTGCGATATATTCTCTTGCGACCCACTGTGGCATGAATCCAACTTCATAGGCTCCGATGTGCTGATTTGGAATTAAGACATAGCGTGTACTTGGCGAATTCATGATCTGTTCTAATAACAGATTCGCCTGTACTACTTTTTTACCCGTTGCAAATGGCCAGTAAGATCCAACACCCTCACTGCTCATACCTTTTGTCGACACAATACTTGGATTATTATATCCACGTGGAGCTACCAATCTCCACAACCAAGCAAGTGCAGGAGGAAGTATATGAAACATACCCATAATTCCGTATCCAGGATTCTCTTTCGTTGAAGGTGGAGTACGAACTCCAAAGCTTCTTACATCTACTTCTACCGGTTCGCTAACAATCCCATCCATCATCTCACGAGGTAAGATAACTCTTGGATTTGGACAAGGTTTATGATTACTGTCTAATGTATGTTCCCATGGCAGGCAAGTGGCATTCTTTGCTCCATCTACATTAAAGAATACTAATGGTTCTTTGGGGCTGATAATATTCTTCTCTAATTGAGGTGCACTGCCATATTCCTTGATATGATCAATTCTTAGGAACCAACCAGCTTCCGCATCCATAACAACTAACTTTTTGCTATCATTTTGCATTTGGGTATGGCAGATTGCCATATCATCCGTTACCGGTCGAAGCTCTGACGTCTCTTGTAGATCAATATAGGTCTTCTCACCTGTTACAGTGTTCTGTGCCATAACAATTCTTCGATCCATCTCTCTATGGATCGGTTCTAGCATTTCACTTTTCCCACCACCAGATGCACCCTCGTGCATAATTACGATTTCATTATCGTATGGAGTGATTACTTTTACCGCAGAAGCATGACAAGTGATCCATCCTTCTTGCTCTCCAATATCTAATAGAACAGCATAGATACCCTTCTTCGCACTTGGACCAGGATATAAGTTGTATGAAAAGACTTCATGCATCTCATCCTTTCGGTTATGTACGACTATTTGTTTTCCATCATAATGAGTATGGCGAAATGGTGGTGCAAGATAAACGATAGCTTTTGGTGTAAATCCATCTTCAATTTCATCTATATTTAAAAATCCTTGCATATCTGCCAAGCCACATGCGAAGAACGCCGCATTCTTTGGTGCGATCAATAATGACTCATAACCATATTCTTTACCACCTGACATAAATGGTAGAACGAGAAGTTCTTGATTTTGTAACCAAGCGAAGGTTTCTTTTCTAACTGAGTCAAATTTCTTACCAAATGCAGCTTTATAAGTTCTTTTATCTGTTGGTTTCTCATCTCCGATCACCATACAGTCCGGATCTCTTCTGCGCATATAATCTTCTGGGAAATTAACAACTACACCATTCTTACAGCGAGTTACCGTAGCTTCGACAATACGTCCTTTATTAGGCACTTCATAATCCACTTCATAACAGTCGATCTGATCATGACCAAAAGAATCTCGTATTAGTTCTTCTCTGGTTTTTGGAAATACGACAAGATTGGAATTTCTCAAAACTTTTTCCACATCTGCCGGCAGGTTTAGTTTATTTAAGTATTCAATCATTACAAGTCCTCCTAAAGCCTTTTTAGTTCCAAGAATCAATAATACGGTATTTCCCGATAGAACAAAAGGCCAGTGTCCATAAACTGAACATTGGCCCCTTTGCCATATGGTAATTCTCCGATTACTACACTCTCTTATATGGGATTATAACGAATCGTATATTCTTTGTCAATAATTCCAATAATTAATTCATTAATAGCCAGTCATCGGATTGAAATCGAACTGAACCGTACATTTTCTAAATATTTCAGAAAATTGGGTGAATCCTTCCATATAGTCTTTCATATTTTTCAACAACTCGTAATCTTCACATTTAAAATGTAATACATAGCGATAGATATCATTTGCTTTTGCCAGATTTGCTTTTGCCGGCCCTACCACCTTGTATGCACCTTCTAATACTTGTTCGTGGAACTGCATGTCCACCGCTTTTCCAAGATATTCGCTGGCATTTTTAACTGCCTCCTCATCTTTGGATAAGAGAAGAACAACAAGAATATTTGCTGCCGGCGGATACATTAATAGCTTTCTAAATGCCATCTCATGATCATAGAATTCATGATAATCTCCTTTTGCAGCTGCAACAATACTATATTGCTCCGGATTATAAGTCTGGATCACAACCTCACCCGGAAGTCTTCCCCTTCCTGCTCGTCCACTTGCCTGAAGAAGCAATTGGAAGGTTCTCTCTGCTGCCCGATAATCATTTGCATATAAAGACAGATCTGCTGCAATGATACCAACTAAAGTTACATCTGGGAAATCATGACCTTTTACGATCATTTGTGTCCCCACTAGAATATCAGCTTCATGATTGGCAAATGCAGATAAGATCTTATCATGGCCTTCTTTTCCACTCGTAGTATCTGTATCCATTCGAAGCACTCTTGCTGTCGGGAATTCTTGTTTTACCAACTGTTCTACCTTCTGCGTTCCCGTTCCAAACGCTGCTATATATCTCGATCCACAAGTCGGACAAGTAGTTGGTCGTGGTACTTCATAACCACAATAGTGGCACATCAACTTCCCATTCACATGCTCAGTTAATGAGACATCACAATGAGGACACTTCATAACATGTCCACAGGCACGACAAGATACAAAACCAGCATATCCTCTTCGATTGATAAAAATCATGATCTGCTGATGTTTCTGCAAACGATCTAACATGAGCTCTTTCAATTTTCTACTAAAGATAGATCGATTCTTGTGTTTCAATTCTTCACGAAGATCTGCAATATGAATCGTCGGAATCATACCGGCTCCTGCTCGATTCGGAAGGGTATAAAGTTTATACTCTCCATCCAAAGCCTTCTTATAACTCTCTAAAGATGGAGTGGCCGAACCTAATACAACAGAAGCATTACTCATTCTCGCTCTCTCAATCGCGACCTCTCTTGCATGATACTTTGGAGGCATTTCACTTTTATAGCTGCCCTCATGCTCTTCATCGATCAAGATCAAACCTAAATTATCAAATGGCGTAAACAGTGCCGACCGAGGCCCGATCATAATATCAATCTCTCCGTTCTTCGCACGAAGGTACTGATCATAACGTTCTCCCGCTGACATCTTAGAATTCAACACCGAGATACGTTCTCCAAACCTTCGATAGAAACGCATAACGGTTTGATAAGTAAGGGCGATTTCAGGGATCAACATGATCACTTTCTTCCCTTCTTTAATGACGCCATCGATGATTTCCATATAAACTTCAGTCTTACCGCTTCCGGTAACCCCATGGATCAAATAGGTTCTTCGAATACCTGATTGATAATCTTTTAATACATCCTCTGCGATCCTTCTTTGCTGATCATTCAAAACGATTTCATATTTCTTATCATCCACCAAATGAACTGGATTTCGATATACGATTTCCGAGGACAAACTCAACACTCCTGATTTCTGAAGATCTAGTATTGTCTGTCTTGATATATTTAATTTCTTAGTGACCAATTCATAATCCAAAGAATCATTCTGCAAGAGCTGTTCCACCAATCTAGCCCTTGCAGTATAATGTTTCCTTGTATATGTCTCGTATAGCTGATAAGCTTCTTCCCTTGGGATGATCAGCCTGATCTGACGTTTCTCTTTATTCTTTACTGACTTCTTGATCGGAATGACGCACCGAAGTGCATCATTCATGGTGGAGCCATAATTTTCTTTAATCCAATACGCTAGCTGAATTAAGGTTGATTCGATCACAAGACTGTCTTTCACAATTTTTGTAATGGCTTTGATCCATTCCGCTGGACATTTTGCCTCATGAGATAGGCCAACCACATAACCCTTTCTCATTTTATTTCCTCGTCCAAATGGGATCTCAACCAAAGAACCAATTGTAACCTCTTCTTCTAATCCAACAGGTACAGCATATTGGTAAGACTTATCTAAATTTTCGTGTGAGATATCAACAATGATGTCTGCATATAACATATACTGCACCTCCTAACGGTATATTATTGCAAAGCCTTTACAATTTCATCCGTATGCATTCCTCTAGAACCTTTTACCAAGATAGCATCCTTTGGCTGCATCATCGCTTTTAGATATGCAATTACTTCTTCATTAGAGTTTGCGCAAACAACCATTTCTTTGCCTTTGCTATGAAGAACCGCTTCCGCGATCGCTTTGGCTTCTTTTCCGACTACGATCAACTGATCTAAATGCTTTCCTTCTTTGGCTAACTTGCAAATGTAGTCCCCTACTTCATAATGACTTTCGTAAGACTTCTCACCAAGCTCTAATACATCAGCAAGCACTGCAATCCTACGTGTTACATCATGAAGTTCCATCAAGACATTAATACCACTCTTCATAGAGTCCGGGCTGGCATTATACGTATCATCGATGATCTTAACACCTTTAGTCTCAACGATTCCTCCGCGCATAGCAATTGGCATATACGCTTCTAATCCTTTTTTCGCAATAGCAGGCGCTACCCCTGCATTCATTGCGATCGCAAGAGCTGCCACTGCATTCATTACATTATGAATTCCTAGTACATTCAATGTTACTTCTTCTTCCCCCTCAGGGTAAACAAACGTAAACATCGTCTTGCCCTCTTTGGATACGATATCTTTTGCATAGTATTTCGATTCTGGTGCAACGCCATAGGAACAGACATGACTCTTAAGTAACGAAGTTCTTGTAGCATCAGTAACATCTATATTTATGGCTGCTCCTTCTTTTTGTTGAAGGGTACTTTGATATGGAATTACTTCTCGTAATAATTCATCATCCCCATTCACATAAAGAAGACCGTTTTCATCGAATTGATCGATAATATTTAATTTTTCTTTACGAATATTTTCTTTTGATCCTAACTGTCCGATATGCGACACACCAATATTGGTCATGACAGCAATATCCGGTTTCGCCATATAAGCAAGTTTCTCCATCTCGCCTTCTTCACTCATTCCCATTTCGATCACTGCTGCCTCATGATAATTCATGATACGAAGGACCGTAAGAGGAAGACCAATCTGGGAATTCATATTACCTGCTGTCTTTAAGACATCAAATTTAGTGGATAAAGCCGCACTGATCATCTCTTTTGTTGTTGTCTTACCAACACTACCCGTAATACCGATCACAGGAATACTAAATTTGCGTCGATAGAACGCTGCTAACTTCTGAAGCGCCTCTACCGTATGTTCTACCCTAATATATGCTCTATGTTTTGAGTTTACCGAAACATCTTTGCTTGTAAACGTTGCAACAGCACCATTTGCTAACGCTCCCTCAATAAAATTATGAGCATCTACTCTCTCACCGATTACAGGAATAAAGAGTGCTCCCTCTTCTAAGTCATTTGAATTTGTTGACGCACTAGTCACAACAAGATCTAATGTATCTGTACTGCTTAATAATTTACCATCTACGGCATCTAATATTTCTTTTACTGTAAGTGCTTCCATTATTCGTTTCCTTTCTCCTCTTTCATAGATTCTTTTTTAATATCATTTATAATTTCACGTTCATCCATATGATAGCGAACACCACGGATCTCCTGATAAGTCTCATGACCTTTACCGGCAAGTAGAATCACATCATTTTTCTTCGCATTAGTAAGACAATAACGAATTGCTTCCTTACGATTCTTAATTCTAATATACTTCCCGCTAGCTCTATGAACGCCAACGATAATATCTTCGATGATCATATCTCCATCTTCATCACGTGGATTATCACTCGTAACCACGGTAAGGTCAGCAAGCTTGCTAGCAACTTCACCCATTTCATATCTTCTAAGCTTTGATCGATTTCCTCCGCACCCAAATAGACAGATGATCCGTGCTGGCTGATAATCCCTCAGCATCTCCAGAACATTTTGCAGACTGACTGCATTATGTGCGTAATCGATCATTACCGTAAACTCATTGGAATACGGTATCATCTCTAATCTTCCCTTAACCTGAATTTCTTTCAACGCATCTTTTATGATACGTCGGTCCATTCGAAAATGTCTTGCTACCATGATCGCAGCAAGGCAATTATATACATTAAAGATACCTGGCATGAATAGCTGGTAATAATCTTTGACACATCCATTTACCATAAACTGAATGCCAAGCAGGCCGCCTTGTTTGATCAGTCTGATTCTTCCGCCTCGAAGCATTGCATTATTCTTCATACTATATGTCTCAACCGAGCACGTATGATGCCATAGCAATTCCTTTAATTCTTTTGCATCACTGTTGATAATACCGATCTTGCATTGCCGAAATAGCTTCGCTTTACACTTTACATATTCTTCGTAACTTTCATGTTCATCCGGCCCGATATGATCCGGATATAAATTCGTAAACACCCCGATATCAAAGAAAATGGATGCAACTCGTTGTAACTTTAGTCCTTGGCTAGACACTTCCATCACGACAATCCTGCATCCATCATCTACCATGTCTCTTAGATACCGTTGTATCAGCAAGGTATCTGGAGTTGTATTGTACGTCTTAATATGCTTATCGCCGATCAACACTTCTATTGTTCCAATGAGACCTGTTTTATATCCTGCTCGCTCTAAGATCGCCTTGATCATATAAGCAGTTGTTGTCTTCCCCTTAGTTCCTGTAATACCAATGGTCGTAAGCTTAGTAGCCGGATGATCGTAATAAGCAGCTGCAAGATGACTAAGAGCTTCTCTCGTATCATCAACACGAAGAATCGTGATCCCTTCGATTGGCGCAACCTCTTTTTCAACGATGATAACCTTTGCTCCATGATGAACCACTTCATCTAGAAATTCATGGCCGTCCCATTTTGCACCCTGAATGCAGACAAAGCAAGCATCTTTGATCACCTCACGGGAATCATGTGTTAATATGGATATTGTTACGTCATCGCTACCACAGATTAGCGTATAATTTATTTTTTCAAGTAAATGGTACAAATGCATACCTATCCCCCCATTTCAATACTATACTATATTGTATTGCCTGAGGGAAAAGATAATACTTTAATTCTTATGCAAATGTTTTGAGCTTTGATCTATACTCATTAATTACTTCTAATTCCGAATAATGATATTTTTTACCTTTAATTTCTTGATAGTCTTCGTGACCTTTACCTAAAAGGATGATGATATCTCCTTCTTCGGCATGATCCATACTATAATGAATTGCTTCTGTACGATCCATGATCTCGATATACTTTCCATTACTCTTAGCTAGTCCCACTTTAATATCCTCATTGATTGCTTCGATCTCTTCATCTCTAGGATTATCACAAGTAAGAATTGATAAGT carries:
- a CDS encoding methionyl-tRNA formyltransferase; protein product: MRVVFMGTPDFSVPTLEKLIEAKHEVVAVVTQPDKPKGRGKSVQCSPVKEAALAHGIEVFQPVKVREPECVEKLRTYNADVFVVVAFGQILPKEILDMPKYGCVNVHGSLLPKYRGAAPIQWAVIDGEKTSGVTTMMMDVGIDTGDMLLKSEITLDEKETGGSLFDKLKDIGADLLVETLAKIEAGTITPEKQDDSQSNYAKMLTKSFGIIDFKKPAVQIERLIRGLNPWPSAYTTYGGKTLKIWSADVLNENFDGEIGQIVKLTKNEMIVKTGEGALSLQEVQLEGKKRMDIESFLRGRHVEENGILG
- a CDS encoding UDP-N-acetylmuramoylalanyl-D-glutamyl-2,6-diaminopimelate--D-alanyl-D-alanine ligase; this encodes MEALTVKEILDAVDGKLLSSTDTLDLVVTSASTNSNDLEEGALFIPVIGERVDAHNFIEGALANGAVATFTSKDVSVNSKHRAYIRVEHTVEALQKLAAFYRRKFSIPVIGITGSVGKTTTKEMISAALSTKFDVLKTAGNMNSQIGLPLTVLRIMNYHEAAVIEMGMSEEGEMEKLAYMAKPDIAVMTNIGVSHIGQLGSKENIRKEKLNIIDQFDENGLLYVNGDDELLREVIPYQSTLQQKEGAAINIDVTDATRTSLLKSHVCSYGVAPESKYYAKDIVSKEGKTMFTFVYPEGEEEVTLNVLGIHNVMNAVAALAIAMNAGVAPAIAKKGLEAYMPIAMRGGIVETKGVKIIDDTYNASPDSMKSGINVLMELHDVTRRIAVLADVLELGEKSYESHYEVGDYICKLAKEGKHLDQLIVVGKEAKAIAEAVLHSKGKEMVVCANSNEEVIAYLKAMMQPKDAILVKGSRGMHTDEIVKALQ
- a CDS encoding helicase PriA essential for oriC/DnaA-independent DNA replication, translated to MLYADIIVDISHENLDKSYQYAVPVGLEEEVTIGSLVEIPFGRGNKMRKGYVVGLSHEAKCPAEWIKAITKIVKDSLVIESTLIQLAYWIKENYGSTMNDALRCVIPIKKSVKNKEKRQIRLIIPREEAYQLYETYTRKHYTARARLVEQLLQNDSLDYELVTKKLNISRQTILDLQKSGVLSLSSEIVYRNPVHLVDDKKYEIVLNDQQRRIAEDVLKDYQSGIRRTYLIHGVTGSGKTEVYMEIIDGVIKEGKKVIMLIPEIALTYQTVMRFYRRFGERISVLNSKMSAGERYDQYLRAKNGEIDIMIGPRSALFTPFDNLGLILIDEEHEGSYKSEMPPKYHAREVAIERARMSNASVVLGSATPSLESYKKALDGEYKLYTLPNRAGAGMIPTIHIADLREELKHKNRSIFSRKLKELMLDRLQKHQQIMIFINRRGYAGFVSCRACGHVMKCPHCDVSLTEHVNGKLMCHYCGYEVPRPTTCPTCGSRYIAAFGTGTQKVEQLVKQEFPTARVLRMDTDTTSGKEGHDKILSAFANHEADILVGTQMIVKGHDFPDVTLVGIIAADLSLYANDYRAAERTFQLLLQASGRAGRGRLPGEVVIQTYNPEQYSIVAAAKGDYHEFYDHEMAFRKLLMYPPAANILVVLLLSKDEEAVKNASEYLGKAVDMQFHEQVLEGAYKVVGPAKANLAKANDIYRYVLHFKCEDYELLKNMKDYMEGFTQFSEIFRKCTVQFDFNPMTGY
- a CDS encoding ribosomal RNA large subunit methyltransferase N, with the protein product MDKTISTTKIDIKSLPMDALIASIEEMGEKKFRAKQIYEWLHVKLVNSFEEMSNLSKPLREKLEERYVIYFGKMVDRRVSANDETSKFLFELHDGSVIESVLMKYKHGNSVCVSSQVGCRMGCRFCASTIGGLERNLATSEILDQIYEIQKVTNERVSNVVVMGSGEPFDNYDNILNFIRMLSDENGLNISQRNITVSTCGLVPRIKQLADEELQITLAISLHSPNDTARRELMPIANKYSIAEIMDACSYYYSKTNRRITFEYSLVQNVNDSEEFAMQLVKLVRGLNCHVNLIPVNPIKERNFKHSNDTFIQKFKNILEKNRINVTIRREMGTDIDAACGQLRKSYIENHR
- a CDS encoding peptide deformylase, producing the protein MAIRNIRRIGDSVLNKVAKEVKEVNPKIIELIEDMLDTMYEAQGVGLAAPQVGILKRIVVIDVTPEGDDPIILINPEIIATDGEQVGSEGCLSVPGKVGIVSRPNYVKVRAYNENMEPFEIEGTELLARAFCHEIEHLDGHLYVERVEGELLDTEDLQED
- a CDS encoding ribosomal RNA small subunit methyltransferase B, with product MTNQKDTLMVRELSLDILIEVLEKGSYSHKTIHNVLANYQYMEKQDRAFLTRLCEGTIEHVLLLDYVINQFSSVKVKKMKPVIRNILRMGVYQIKYMSQVPDSAACNEAVKLAKKRGFKNLSGFVNGVLRNIGRNLDQIKYPDKKKEPVRYLSIMYSTPEWIIEEWMESYDLEMVENVLAASLEDRPTTIRVNTNKISKEDLIKKLEAEQISVLPGVYNEDALRIQNYNYLAKMESFQNGEFNVQDESSMLVGVVADVKENDKIIDVCAAPGGKSLHAGCLLKGTGTVSSRDVSYDKVAMLEDNVKRLGLTNVHPEVRDALILYKEDIEQADIVLADLPCSGLGVIGKKHDIKYNMSREQQQELVSLQREILDQVTQYVKPGGVLIYSTCTIHKGENEDNVEWILDHYPFELESIDPYIPDALKNETTKKGYLQFLPGREQTDGFFLARFRKK
- a CDS encoding probable metal-dependent peptidase, producing MYLFGYPYYGYGFYFDPTYILIIIGAVISLIASAKVKSTYAKYSTVRSMSGYTGASVADAILRRSGIYDVRIEHISGNLTDHYDPRSKVLRLSDSVYNSNSVAAIGVAAHECGHAIQHAKGYAPLTIRSAIVPVVNFGSSISWFLILAGLFITNGSGLITLGIILFSTAVIFQLVTLPVEFNASRRALAILGDGLIVNTEVKDARKVLSAAALTYVAGAIASILQLLRLIILFGGRNRD